A window from Synergistaceae bacterium encodes these proteins:
- a CDS encoding cupin domain-containing protein produces MVRRGNLFTPVTKEEEEFSEKIISGKAGGTRVERIISHGHVSPPGFWYDQTEWEFVAVLQGSAELEFETGTLEMTPGDWVILPAHFRHRVSRTSETPPCVWLAVFGNDKEEK; encoded by the coding sequence ATCGTGAGGCGCGGAAATTTATTCACACCCGTAACAAAAGAGGAGGAAGAATTTTCCGAGAAAATAATTTCGGGGAAGGCCGGCGGGACTCGTGTCGAGCGCATAATCTCGCACGGCCATGTTTCGCCGCCGGGATTCTGGTACGACCAAACGGAATGGGAGTTTGTCGCGGTGTTGCAGGGGAGCGCGGAGCTTGAGTTTGAGACGGGGACTCTTGAGATGACTCCGGGGGACTGGGTGATACTTCCGGCGCATTTCCGGCACAGGGTCAGCAGGACTTCAGAGACTCCGCCGTGCGTCTGGCTTGCTGTTTTCGGGAATGACAAGGAGGAGAAATAA
- a CDS encoding transposase, whose amino-acid sequence MSTPRDRHSTFEPQIIPKRSTKSAMLEEAILSLYAKGMTTRDIQATLQDLYHVDVSPSLISKVTDVVNEEVEQWRDRPLEAVYPVVWLDGLVVKSSSTQQNDISSP is encoded by the coding sequence CTGTCCACTCCTAGAGACAGGCACAGTACTTTTGAGCCTCAGATTATTCCTAAACGCTCCACTAAATCTGCTATGCTCGAAGAAGCTATCCTCTCCCTCTACGCAAAGGGCATGACTACAAGAGATATTCAGGCTACTTTACAGGACTTGTACCACGTTGATGTATCGCCTTCGCTGATCTCAAAAGTGACTGATGTCGTCAATGAGGAAGTTGAGCAGTGGCGTGACAGACCTCTGGAGGCTGTTTATCCTGTCGTCTGGCTTGATGGCTTGGTCGTTAAATCATCAAGTACTCAACAAAACGATATATCAAGCCCTT